Proteins from a genomic interval of Tenacibaculum sp. SZ-18:
- a CDS encoding LemA family protein, whose translation MRKNKLTRVGIIILILIGAFQFNGMVGLRNSVKTAWSKVESSYQRRNDLIGNLVKTVQGAADFEKSTLTEVINARAKATQISIDANSITPENIAQFQQAQTGLKGALSKLLVYVERYPDLKANKNFLELQSQLEGTENRINVARDRYNDEVNKYANKIEKIPGVIFAKIFGFKDMPRFKSEEGSEKAVDVNFKF comes from the coding sequence ATGAGAAAAAATAAACTAACCAGAGTAGGAATAATCATTTTAATTTTAATAGGAGCTTTTCAATTCAATGGGATGGTTGGATTAAGAAATAGCGTTAAGACAGCTTGGTCTAAAGTTGAAAGTTCTTATCAAAGAAGAAATGATTTAATAGGAAACTTGGTTAAAACCGTTCAAGGAGCTGCTGATTTTGAGAAAAGTACTTTAACTGAAGTGATTAACGCAAGAGCTAAGGCAACACAGATATCAATTGATGCTAATAGTATAACTCCTGAAAATATAGCTCAATTTCAACAAGCACAAACAGGGTTAAAGGGAGCTTTATCTAAATTATTAGTATATGTAGAAAGATATCCTGATTTAAAAGCGAATAAGAATTTTTTGGAGTTACAAAGTCAATTAGAAGGTACGGAGAATAGAATCAATGTTGCAAGGGATAGATATAACGATGAGGTTAATAAATATGCTAATAAAATTGAGAAAATTCCTGGGGTAATTTTTGCAAAAATCTTCGGCTTTAAAGATATGCCAAGATTTAAATCGGAAGAAGGATCTGAAAAAGCAGTAGATGTAAATTTTAAATTCTAA
- a CDS encoding MerR family transcriptional regulator — protein MHVDLPEKRYYKIGEVAKAFNVNTSLIRFWEGQFDIIKPKKNAKGNRLFTQQDIENFKLIYNLVKERGFTLDGAKQKLKQDPEKVMKNQEIISRLEAVKAELIQIKNQLE, from the coding sequence ATGCACGTTGATTTACCTGAGAAAAGATACTATAAAATCGGAGAGGTTGCGAAAGCCTTTAACGTTAATACTTCTTTAATTCGTTTTTGGGAAGGACAGTTCGACATCATAAAACCGAAAAAAAATGCAAAAGGGAATCGATTATTTACGCAACAGGATATTGAAAATTTCAAACTAATTTATAATCTTGTTAAGGAACGAGGTTTTACTCTTGATGGAGCCAAACAAAAACTAAAACAAGACCCTGAGAAAGTAATGAAAAATCAGGAAATAATTAGTAGATTAGAAGCAGTGAAAGCTGAGTTAATTCAAATAAAAAATCAATTAGAATAA
- the alaS gene encoding alanine--tRNA ligase, whose product MKSQEIRTKFLEFFKSKQHEIVPSAPMVLKNDPTLMFTNSGMAPFKEYFLGNAAPKSTRISDSQKCLRVSGKHNDLEEVGYDTYHHTMFEMLGNWSFGDYFKKEAIAWAWELLTEVYKIPKDILYVTVFEGDEKDGTQMDQEAYDIWKEYISEDRILMGNKKDNFWEMGEQGPCGPCSEIHVDIRSAEEKAKTDGKSLVNEDHPQVVEIWNLVFMQFNRKANGSLEELPAKHIDTGMGFERLCMVLQGVQSNYDTDVFTPLIREIETITGIEYGKDEKIDIAIRVIADHVRAVSFAIADGQLPSNNGAGYVIRRILRRAIRYGFTFLNKKEPFIYKLAETLSHQMGDAFPEIRKQDTLVHNVIKEEEQSFLRTLDQGLLLLDKVIEDTKGKEVSGKKAFELYDTYGFPLDLTQLIAREKGYEINEEEFSAGMQAQKDRSRAASASETGDWIILLEDEVEEFVGYDTLEVDVKLTRYRKVSTKKDGDQYQLVFNMTPFYPEGGGQVGDKGYLETANGDIIYIVDTKKENNVIIHFAKNLPKNLNETFKAVVNDEFRNLSASNHTATHLLHQALRTILGTHVEQKGSLVSPDYLRFDFSHFSKVDKDQLAEIEEFVNARIRENLPLEEKRNIPMQQAIDEGAIALFGEKYGDSVRAIRFGQSMELCGGTHVQQTGDIWYFKIKSEGAVAAGIRRIEAITNVAVGEYFENVERNFSEVKALLKNPKDVAKSVSSLQDENAALKKQIEQLLKDKAKNMKGDLKNQITEINGVNFLATKVDLDQGSIKNIMFELGGEVDNLFVLFATAPSNEKAMLTCYISKDLANEKGYDAGKVVRELGKLIHGGGGGQNFFATAGGKNPGGIPKALERAKDYII is encoded by the coding sequence ATGAAATCTCAAGAGATTAGAACTAAGTTTTTAGAATTTTTCAAGTCTAAACAACATGAAATTGTTCCTTCTGCACCAATGGTGTTAAAAAACGATCCAACCCTAATGTTCACCAATTCTGGTATGGCACCGTTTAAAGAATATTTCTTGGGAAACGCCGCCCCAAAAAGTACTCGAATTTCTGATTCGCAGAAATGTTTACGTGTATCTGGAAAACATAACGATTTAGAAGAAGTTGGTTATGATACGTATCATCACACCATGTTTGAAATGCTTGGAAACTGGAGTTTCGGTGATTATTTCAAAAAAGAAGCAATTGCTTGGGCTTGGGAATTACTTACTGAGGTATACAAAATTCCGAAAGACATTTTATACGTTACTGTTTTCGAAGGAGACGAAAAAGACGGAACTCAAATGGATCAAGAGGCATATGACATTTGGAAAGAATATATTTCTGAAGATCGTATTCTAATGGGGAATAAGAAGGATAACTTCTGGGAAATGGGAGAACAAGGACCTTGCGGTCCATGTTCTGAAATTCATGTGGATATTCGTTCAGCAGAAGAAAAAGCCAAAACTGATGGAAAATCTTTAGTAAATGAAGATCATCCGCAAGTTGTTGAAATTTGGAATTTAGTTTTCATGCAATTCAATAGAAAAGCCAATGGTTCATTAGAAGAATTACCAGCAAAACATATTGATACAGGAATGGGATTTGAGCGTCTTTGTATGGTTTTACAAGGAGTTCAATCGAATTACGATACTGATGTATTTACTCCGTTAATAAGAGAAATCGAAACAATTACAGGAATTGAATACGGAAAAGATGAAAAGATTGATATTGCAATTCGTGTAATTGCAGATCACGTAAGAGCTGTTTCATTTGCAATTGCAGACGGCCAATTACCAAGTAATAACGGAGCTGGATACGTAATCCGTAGGATTTTAAGAAGAGCTATACGTTATGGGTTTACTTTCTTAAACAAAAAAGAACCATTTATTTACAAGTTAGCAGAAACACTTTCTCACCAAATGGGAGATGCTTTCCCGGAAATTAGAAAGCAAGATACACTTGTACATAATGTTATTAAGGAGGAAGAACAATCTTTCTTAAGAACTTTAGACCAAGGATTATTATTACTTGATAAAGTAATTGAAGATACAAAAGGAAAAGAGGTTTCTGGAAAAAAAGCTTTCGAATTATACGACACCTATGGTTTCCCGTTAGATTTAACTCAGTTAATCGCTCGTGAGAAGGGTTATGAAATAAATGAAGAGGAGTTTAGTGCAGGAATGCAAGCTCAAAAAGATCGATCAAGAGCGGCATCTGCTAGTGAAACTGGAGATTGGATAATATTACTTGAAGATGAAGTTGAAGAATTTGTTGGTTACGATACACTAGAGGTTGATGTTAAATTAACACGTTACAGAAAAGTATCTACTAAAAAAGATGGTGATCAATATCAATTAGTATTTAACATGACTCCTTTTTACCCAGAGGGTGGCGGACAAGTCGGTGATAAGGGGTATTTAGAAACTGCAAATGGCGATATCATTTATATTGTAGATACTAAAAAAGAAAACAATGTAATTATACATTTTGCTAAAAATCTTCCTAAAAACTTGAACGAAACGTTTAAGGCAGTTGTAAATGACGAATTCAGAAACTTATCTGCAAGCAATCATACAGCAACTCACTTATTACACCAAGCATTACGTACAATTTTAGGAACACATGTGGAACAAAAAGGTTCTTTAGTAAGTCCGGATTATTTGCGTTTTGACTTTTCTCACTTCTCTAAAGTTGATAAAGATCAACTTGCAGAAATCGAAGAATTTGTAAATGCTCGAATTCGTGAGAACTTACCTTTAGAGGAAAAGAGAAATATTCCAATGCAACAAGCAATTGACGAAGGCGCTATTGCATTATTTGGAGAAAAATATGGAGATAGTGTAAGAGCAATTCGTTTCGGACAATCAATGGAATTGTGTGGAGGAACACATGTCCAACAAACTGGAGATATTTGGTACTTCAAAATAAAATCAGAAGGAGCTGTTGCGGCGGGTATTCGTCGTATTGAAGCCATTACAAATGTTGCCGTAGGAGAGTACTTCGAAAATGTAGAACGTAATTTCTCAGAAGTAAAGGCTTTACTTAAGAATCCTAAAGATGTAGCCAAGTCTGTTAGTTCATTACAGGATGAAAATGCTGCACTTAAAAAGCAAATTGAGCAACTTTTAAAGGATAAAGCTAAAAACATGAAAGGTGATTTAAAAAATCAAATCACTGAAATTAATGGTGTAAACTTTTTAGCTACAAAAGTAGATTTAGATCAAGGAAGTATCAAAAACATCATGTTTGAATTAGGAGGGGAAGTTGATAATCTTTTTGTGTTATTTGCAACGGCGCCGTCTAACGAAAAAGCGATGTTGACTTGTTATATTTCTAAAGATTTAGCCAATGAAAAAGGTTATGATGCTGGTAAAGTAGTTAGAGAATTAGGAAAACTTATCCACGGAGGTGGTGGTGGTCAGAATTTCTTTGCTACAGCTGGAGGTAAAAATCCAGGTGGAATTCCAAAAGCATTAGAACGTGCAAAAGATTATATCATATAG
- a CDS encoding TPM domain-containing protein produces the protein MSNLEDFLSSEEEQEIVQAITQAERNTSGEIRVHIESTTKLRHYDRALEVFQKLEMNKTEQQNGVLIYIAVEDHKFVIYGDKGIDAVVPDNFWDSTKNIIQECFISGKFKEGIVEGILKAGDELKSHFPWNSNDKDELSNEISKG, from the coding sequence ATGTCGAATCTAGAAGATTTTCTTTCATCAGAAGAAGAACAGGAAATCGTACAGGCCATTACGCAAGCAGAACGAAATACTTCGGGAGAAATTCGTGTGCATATTGAAAGTACTACAAAACTTAGGCATTATGATCGAGCTTTAGAAGTGTTTCAAAAACTAGAAATGAATAAAACAGAACAGCAAAATGGAGTATTAATATATATTGCTGTTGAGGATCATAAGTTTGTGATTTACGGAGATAAAGGTATCGATGCAGTTGTTCCCGACAATTTTTGGGATTCAACTAAAAACATAATTCAAGAATGTTTTATATCAGGTAAATTCAAGGAAGGAATTGTTGAAGGTATTTTAAAAGCAGGAGATGAATTAAAATCTCATTTTCCCTGGAATTCTAATGATAAAGATGAATTGTCAAATGAAATTTCGAAAGGATAA
- a CDS encoding porin family protein, protein MKFLKVLFLTLGLICFTGLYGQNKVKLGLHAGATYSSLRFEADVLEHDSEIDYLFGINANIYLSKRWSFQTEINYERKLASVFSPEFVLNGQVINSFRIYDLYEFVTVPLTVQYNFSDKSPLYVKGGFFTSYFLKARERINEREWSDDLSQYFSEFDSGISLGIGKIFDISQMFSCFMELRNHLGTVSIESEPHFEYTKTNSLSFIFCWQIKI, encoded by the coding sequence ATGAAATTTTTAAAAGTACTTTTTCTAACCTTGGGCTTGATTTGTTTCACAGGTTTATACGGTCAGAATAAGGTTAAACTCGGATTACATGCAGGAGCAACTTATTCATCGTTGCGATTTGAAGCTGATGTTTTAGAACATGATTCTGAAATAGATTATTTATTTGGTATAAATGCCAATATTTATCTAAGTAAAAGATGGTCTTTTCAAACTGAAATCAATTACGAAAGAAAATTAGCAAGTGTATTTTCTCCTGAGTTTGTTCTGAATGGACAGGTTATAAATAGCTTTAGGATTTACGATCTTTATGAATTCGTAACAGTTCCTTTAACTGTACAGTATAATTTTAGTGATAAGAGTCCTTTATATGTTAAAGGTGGTTTTTTTACTTCTTATTTCCTAAAGGCTAGAGAAAGAATAAATGAAAGAGAGTGGAGTGATGATTTATCTCAATATTTTTCTGAATTTGATTCTGGTATTTCATTAGGGATAGGTAAAATTTTTGATATAAGTCAAATGTTCAGTTGTTTCATGGAGCTAAGAAATCATTTGGGAACTGTAAGTATAGAGAGTGAACCTCATTTTGAGTATACAAAAACGAATTCGTTAAGTTTTATTTTTTGTTGGCAAATCAAAATTTAG
- a CDS encoding M23 family metallopeptidase produces the protein MAKVKYYYDPETLSYQQIEVRKRDKFKNTVIGLLGVALVAFLGFVVLSQFFESPKEKAQKRELENSNLHMELLGRRLSELTSVLEDLEQRDNYIYRTYFEANPIPDEQRKAGFGGVNRYKNLEGFDNSGMIIDLTKDLDILSKRVVVQSKSLDEIVDLAKKKEKMLASIPAIKPIKNEDETRMASGYGMRLHPILKSWRMHNGMDFTAPTGTPIYASGNGQVTRANRSATFGKVVYIEHGYGYKTVYAHMSKIVTKKGQKVKRGDLIGYVGNTGRSAAPHLHYEVHKNNRPVNPIYYYYGDLSPEEFIAMQKASQEQRQSFD, from the coding sequence ATGGCAAAAGTAAAATATTATTATGACCCAGAGACACTTTCTTACCAACAGATTGAGGTAAGAAAAAGGGATAAATTTAAGAACACAGTTATTGGTTTACTTGGTGTTGCTTTAGTTGCGTTTCTTGGTTTTGTAGTATTAAGCCAATTTTTTGAGTCGCCAAAAGAGAAAGCGCAAAAGAGAGAGTTAGAAAATTCCAACCTACATATGGAGTTATTGGGTAGGAGGTTAAGTGAACTTACCTCTGTTTTAGAAGATTTAGAGCAAAGAGATAATTATATTTACAGAACTTATTTTGAAGCAAATCCTATTCCAGATGAACAAAGAAAAGCAGGTTTTGGTGGAGTTAATCGTTATAAAAATTTAGAAGGATTCGATAATAGTGGAATGATTATAGACTTGACGAAGGATCTTGATATTCTTTCTAAAAGAGTCGTGGTTCAATCAAAATCCTTAGATGAAATTGTTGATTTAGCTAAGAAGAAAGAAAAAATGTTAGCTTCAATTCCTGCAATTAAGCCAATAAAAAATGAAGATGAAACAAGAATGGCTTCAGGATATGGTATGCGTCTGCATCCAATTTTGAAATCTTGGAGAATGCACAATGGCATGGATTTTACGGCTCCAACAGGAACACCAATATATGCATCAGGTAATGGTCAGGTGACAAGAGCTAACAGAAGCGCAACTTTTGGTAAAGTTGTTTATATCGAGCATGGTTACGGTTACAAAACTGTTTACGCTCACATGAGTAAAATAGTGACTAAAAAAGGACAGAAAGTTAAACGAGGAGATTTAATCGGATATGTTGGGAATACAGGGCGTTCTGCAGCTCCACACTTACATTATGAAGTACATAAAAATAACCGACCAGTAAATCCAATTTATTACTACTATGGTGATTTATCTCCAGAAGAATTTATAGCGATGCAAAAAGCATCTCAAGAGCAACGTCAGTCTTTTGATTAA
- a CDS encoding TPM domain-containing protein: protein MKKKLLLLFIFFLGIQIGFSQFVISKKPNFIPAIVDSIGLLDKFQYEQLHKKLVRYSDSTSTEILVAIINSTKGEEIGYLATNWAHEWEIGQKGKDNGVFMLLAKGDRKITIRTGYGTEHLLTDFTSRQIIEREILPYFKKGNFYAGLDSGVEAIFKVMKGEYKNTRKRNRKGGNFAFVVFIIILIIFFILISRGGKGKGGRRNYTDSDSRDILETIILSNAGRGGYRRTGGFGGGGSFGGGFGGGFGGFGGGGGFGGGGATGGW, encoded by the coding sequence ATGAAGAAGAAACTACTTTTATTATTTATTTTTTTTCTAGGAATTCAGATTGGTTTTTCTCAGTTTGTAATATCTAAGAAACCTAATTTTATTCCGGCGATAGTTGATAGCATAGGACTACTAGATAAATTCCAGTATGAACAACTCCATAAAAAATTAGTTAGATATAGTGACTCGACTTCTACTGAAATTCTCGTAGCTATAATTAACTCGACTAAGGGAGAAGAAATTGGATATTTGGCAACTAATTGGGCTCATGAATGGGAGATTGGACAGAAAGGCAAAGATAATGGGGTCTTTATGTTATTGGCCAAGGGCGATCGTAAAATAACTATTAGAACTGGTTATGGAACGGAACATTTATTAACTGACTTTACTTCTAGACAAATAATTGAAAGAGAGATTCTTCCATATTTCAAAAAGGGTAATTTTTATGCTGGTTTAGATAGTGGAGTAGAAGCTATCTTTAAAGTAATGAAAGGCGAGTATAAGAATACTCGCAAAAGAAATAGAAAAGGAGGAAATTTTGCTTTTGTAGTCTTTATTATCATTTTGATAATCTTTTTCATTCTTATTTCTCGAGGAGGAAAAGGTAAAGGAGGTAGACGAAATTATACTGATTCAGATTCCCGTGATATATTAGAAACTATCATTTTGAGTAATGCCGGTAGAGGTGGCTACAGAAGAACTGGTGGATTTGGTGGAGGAGGTAGTTTCGGTGGCGGTTTTGGAGGTGGTTTTGGCGGCTTCGGTGGCGGTGGCGGCTTCGGCGGTGGCGGTGCGACTGGAGGTTGGTAA
- the rraA gene encoding ribonuclease E activity regulator RraA yields the protein MDIYTADLCDDFIDMLQVATPIGFKDYGAKKNFHGEIVTVKCFEKIPLVKQTLNTDGTGKILVVDGDGSLNCALMGDNLAAMGIKNNWNGVVIFGCIRDNREIATIDIGVKALNTTPIKSIKIPEGEVNVKISFADIDFTPGHYIYCDEDGIVVSKTKLV from the coding sequence ATGGATATTTACACAGCCGATTTATGTGATGATTTTATTGATATGCTTCAAGTAGCTACTCCAATTGGTTTTAAAGATTATGGTGCTAAAAAGAACTTTCACGGTGAAATTGTAACTGTAAAATGTTTTGAAAAAATTCCTTTAGTAAAACAAACTCTTAATACAGACGGAACAGGAAAAATTTTGGTAGTTGATGGTGACGGGTCATTAAATTGTGCTCTTATGGGAGATAATTTAGCCGCAATGGGAATTAAAAATAACTGGAACGGAGTGGTAATTTTTGGTTGTATTCGTGATAATAGAGAAATAGCCACCATAGACATCGGTGTAAAAGCACTGAATACGACACCGATAAAAAGTATAAAAATTCCTGAAGGAGAAGTGAATGTTAAAATCTCTTTTGCGGATATAGACTTTACTCCTGGTCATTATATTTATTGTGATGAGGATGGAATTGTAGTCTCAAAAACAAAATTAGTTTAA
- a CDS encoding NAD(P)/FAD-dependent oxidoreductase, protein MTATKHQNIYIIGAGISGLITALELEKNGYTPTILEASDSVGGRVKTDVYDGFQLDHGFQVLLTSYPAAQKYLNYEELELQKFLPGAIVFGNKTSSTLGDGFRSFDLLFSTLTTNKVTFVDKLKILKLNKILKNKTLEDIFSEDETSTLKYLEKFGFSQKAIRNFFTPFFSGIFLETTLSTSSRMFEFVYKMFGTGYAALPKAGIGAIPNQLKEQLKSTSFLFNTKVASVEKNLITLTNGKTLKSDLTIIATDSSKLLTNHISSNFQQWKSCQTLYFETPKRTIDKPLIGLLANEFSLINNIFFTTSITNNNSSKKELLSVTIVRDHNLHETLLVKEVIKELKEICGIEVSKFVKMYDIPKALPKLDTLRYAPTKEAITVSDSIILAGDQLCNGSLNAAMLSGELAAQLAIETLES, encoded by the coding sequence ATGACTGCAACAAAACATCAAAACATTTATATAATTGGAGCTGGAATTAGCGGACTAATTACTGCTCTTGAATTAGAAAAAAATGGCTATACTCCAACAATTTTAGAAGCTTCAGATTCTGTTGGAGGTAGAGTTAAAACCGATGTTTATGATGGTTTTCAATTAGATCATGGATTCCAAGTACTATTAACTTCTTATCCAGCTGCCCAAAAGTACTTGAACTACGAAGAACTAGAACTTCAAAAATTTTTACCTGGTGCCATAGTCTTTGGAAATAAAACTTCTTCAACTCTTGGGGATGGTTTTAGAAGTTTTGATTTGCTTTTTTCAACATTAACAACAAATAAGGTAACTTTCGTAGATAAGCTTAAAATACTAAAGCTAAATAAAATTCTAAAAAATAAAACTCTTGAGGATATTTTTTCCGAAGACGAAACCTCAACTTTAAAATATCTGGAGAAATTTGGGTTTTCACAAAAGGCAATCCGTAACTTTTTCACTCCTTTTTTCAGTGGTATTTTTTTAGAAACTACTTTAAGCACTTCGAGTAGAATGTTCGAATTTGTTTATAAAATGTTTGGAACAGGTTATGCAGCATTACCAAAAGCTGGTATTGGCGCTATTCCAAATCAGTTAAAAGAACAACTAAAATCAACTTCATTTTTATTCAATACGAAAGTAGCGTCAGTTGAAAAGAATTTGATCACACTAACAAACGGAAAAACACTTAAAAGTGATTTAACCATTATCGCTACAGATTCCTCGAAATTGTTAACCAATCATATTTCTTCTAATTTCCAACAATGGAAATCTTGTCAAACCTTATACTTTGAAACACCAAAAAGAACTATTGATAAACCACTAATTGGATTACTCGCAAACGAGTTTTCACTAATTAACAATATCTTTTTTACTACTTCGATAACAAACAATAATTCTTCCAAAAAAGAACTTTTATCTGTTACAATTGTAAGAGATCATAATTTACATGAAACTTTATTAGTGAAAGAAGTTATTAAAGAACTCAAGGAAATTTGTGGAATTGAAGTCTCAAAGTTTGTCAAGATGTATGACATTCCTAAAGCACTTCCAAAACTAGATACTTTAAGATATGCTCCAACTAAAGAAGCAATAACTGTTAGTGATTCTATTATTTTAGCAGGAGATCAATTATGCAATGGCTCTTTAAATGCCGCCATGCTTTCTGGTGAATTAGCAGCACAATTAGCTATTGAGACTTTAGAAAGCTAG
- a CDS encoding DUF2237 family protein, producing MELNVLGKPLQSCCADPATGYFRDGFCRTTGIDYGTHVVCAIMTDDFLEFTRKRGNDLTTPIPNWKFPGLKVGSKWCLCISRWLEAEKYGKAPKIILEATDQKALKYTTLELLKKYEYQKSI from the coding sequence ATGGAATTAAATGTATTAGGTAAACCCTTGCAAAGTTGTTGTGCTGATCCAGCAACAGGATATTTTCGCGACGGATTTTGTAGAACTACAGGTATTGATTACGGCACTCATGTAGTTTGTGCTATTATGACTGATGACTTTTTGGAATTTACTAGAAAACGGGGTAACGATTTAACAACTCCAATTCCAAATTGGAAATTTCCTGGCTTAAAAGTAGGATCAAAATGGTGCTTATGTATTTCCAGATGGTTGGAAGCAGAAAAATATGGAAAAGCTCCGAAAATTATTTTAGAGGCTACAGATCAAAAAGCGTTGAAGTATACAACTTTAGAATTACTAAAAAAATACGAGTATCAAAAGAGTATTTAA
- a CDS encoding GSCFA domain-containing protein, with protein sequence MNLQTQIPLQKEVHRQIDYSSKLFLLGSCFSENIGNKLSYYKFQSTQNPLGILFHPKAIEQLVVNSMNDKEYTEEDIFELNERWHCFDAHSQLSNNVKEELLHNLNEAIKTTNEQLTNSTHIIITLGTAWVYRHISSDKMVANCHKVPQKQFLKELLSVDEVTESLESITALIRSINPKVSIIFTVSPVRHVKDGFVQNQQSKSHLIAGIHNVIEPRKNIHYFPSYEIMMDELRDYRFYKEDMIHPNQTAIHYIWEKFVYSWFNEFSLSTMKRVEEIQKGITHKPFNPNSEAHQKFLEKLKFKQEKLQKEFSFISF encoded by the coding sequence ATGAATCTACAAACTCAAATACCACTTCAGAAAGAAGTTCATCGTCAAATTGATTATTCTTCTAAGCTTTTTCTTTTAGGTTCTTGTTTCTCTGAAAACATTGGGAATAAACTTTCATATTACAAGTTTCAATCAACTCAAAATCCATTAGGAATATTGTTTCATCCGAAAGCTATTGAACAATTAGTTGTAAACTCAATGAACGATAAAGAATATACAGAAGAGGATATATTCGAATTAAATGAACGTTGGCATTGTTTTGATGCACATTCTCAATTAAGCAACAACGTTAAAGAAGAACTGCTTCATAACTTAAATGAAGCTATAAAAACAACAAATGAACAACTTACCAACTCAACGCACATTATAATTACCTTAGGAACGGCTTGGGTTTACAGACATATAAGTTCTGATAAGATGGTCGCAAACTGTCATAAGGTTCCTCAAAAGCAATTTTTAAAAGAACTGCTATCTGTTGATGAAGTAACTGAAAGTTTAGAAAGTATCACGGCTTTAATTCGATCAATAAATCCTAAAGTCTCTATAATTTTTACGGTTTCTCCAGTACGACATGTAAAAGATGGTTTTGTGCAAAATCAACAAAGTAAATCGCATTTAATTGCTGGAATTCATAACGTAATCGAACCTAGAAAAAATATTCATTATTTTCCTTCTTATGAAATTATGATGGATGAACTACGTGATTATCGTTTTTACAAAGAAGATATGATCCATCCTAACCAAACAGCTATTCATTATATCTGGGAAAAGTTTGTTTATAGTTGGTTTAATGAATTTTCATTATCAACAATGAAAAGAGTTGAAGAAATACAAAAAGGAATTACTCACAAGCCTTTCAATCCTAACTCTGAAGCTCATCAAAAGTTCTTGGAAAAATTAAAATTTAAACAAGAGAAGTTACAGAAGGAATTTTCATTTATAAGCTTCTAA
- a CDS encoding DUF2452 domain-containing protein encodes MTKKKKPDSVVYNTESDKYDAALKPYATSVGAPVITPTDTTAWKNRSVNKVNHKIKTKYLELKAEYERMMQEFEYNNLILNANFSFEPIIGETYHLYLNKKEEHFLSLIAPEHCNFNYVGSFILNADQIWEKV; translated from the coding sequence ATGACTAAGAAAAAAAAGCCAGATTCGGTTGTATATAATACAGAATCCGATAAATACGATGCCGCATTAAAACCCTACGCAACCTCTGTTGGAGCTCCCGTAATTACACCTACCGACACCACTGCATGGAAAAACAGAAGTGTTAATAAGGTAAATCATAAGATAAAAACAAAATACCTCGAACTCAAAGCTGAATACGAAAGAATGATGCAAGAGTTCGAATACAACAACTTAATTCTAAACGCTAACTTCTCTTTCGAACCCATAATAGGTGAAACATATCATTTATATTTAAATAAGAAAGAAGAACATTTTTTGTCTTTAATTGCCCCTGAACATTGTAATTTTAATTATGTTGGTAGCTTCATTTTGAATGCTGATCAAATCTGGGAAAAAGTTTAG
- a CDS encoding alkaline phosphatase D family protein, whose amino-acid sequence MLLAPNFISCSSDDVNTLPSIPSDATEKNFDLGVASFDPTNSQVIIWTRYTSQETSVKLRWQLAKDESFTNIVRKGEVETDASRDYTVAIEIKDLAQNLKLYYRFANVDDKATSVVGKTLTFGASTTELKLAVASCSNYAYGYFNVYEAINQSDGVVVVHLGDYIYEYGEDTYGSFRDPSLAGDTHNAWQSDLITTTGEKVGDELARSSVYSLGYESFVGRDVAQ is encoded by the coding sequence ATGCTGTTAGCTCCAAATTTTATTAGTTGTAGTTCAGATGATGTAAATACTTTACCATCGATTCCTTCAGATGCAACAGAAAAGAATTTCGACCTCGGAGTTGCAAGTTTCGATCCAACTAACTCTCAAGTAATTATTTGGACGAGATATACATCTCAGGAAACTTCTGTAAAATTAAGATGGCAATTAGCAAAAGATGAATCTTTTACGAATATTGTTCGTAAAGGAGAAGTAGAAACTGATGCGTCTAGAGATTATACTGTGGCTATCGAGATCAAAGACTTGGCACAGAACTTAAAATTATATTATCGATTTGCTAATGTTGATGATAAAGCTACCTCTGTAGTTGGTAAGACGCTAACCTTTGGAGCAAGTACTACTGAATTAAAGTTAGCTGTAGCTTCTTGTTCAAATTATGCTTACGGATATTTTAATGTTTATGAAGCAATCAATCAGTCGGATGGTGTTGTAGTTGTACATTTAGGTGATTATATTTACGAGTATGGAGAAGATACTTACGGTTCTTTTAGAGATCCTAGTCTAGCAGGAGATACCCATAATGCATGGCAAAGTGATTTAATAACAACTACTGGTGAAAAAGTAGGGGATGAGTTGGCAAGAAGCTCGGTTTACTCTCTTGGATATGAATCATTTGTTGGAAGAGATGTAGCACAGTAA